The following coding sequences lie in one Arachis hypogaea cultivar Tifrunner chromosome 9, arahy.Tifrunner.gnm2.J5K5, whole genome shotgun sequence genomic window:
- the LOC112712600 gene encoding GCN5-related N-acetyltransferase 4, chloroplastic, whose translation MRSILLPLGTSLSLTPITLNTSKISPFNLNLKRPTTIPSWSSSSSSPHQFSLLSLSQSGLCRASQVVDLFPTVSPEIIVREARLEDCWEVAETHCSSFFPEYSFPLDFVLRMDRLVAMLAGVSIPSGCKRTCLVAVIGSSLDQTFLFGSDDFKIGGFDGKFSLNKGYVAGILTVDTVADFLPRKGPLRQRRTGIAYISNVAVREKFRRKGIAKLLVAKAESQARNWGCRAIALHCDLKNPVATKLYQGQGFKCIKVPEGATWPQPKTSPDIQFNFMMKLLNNSPASVSN comes from the exons ATGCGGtctattcttcttcctcttggaaCCTCACTCTCTCTAACTCCTATTACACTAAACACCTCAAAAATCTCACCTTTCAATCTTAATCTCAAGAGACCAACCACTATCCCATCTtggtcttcttcttcatcttcacctCATCAATTCtcacttctttctctctcccaaTCAG GATTATGCAGGGCAAGTCAAGTGGTTGACTTGTTCCCAACTGTGTCTCCTGAAATCATAGTCCGCGAGGCGAGGTTAGAGGACTGTTGGGAAGTTGCAGAAACTCACTGCAGCTCCTTCTTCCCTGAATATTCTTTCCCATTGGATTTCGTTCTGAGGATGGACAGATTGGTTGCTATGTTAGCCGGAGTCTCCATACCGAGTGGCTGCAAAAGGACCTGTTTGGTTGCTGTTATCGGCAGCTCACTCGATCAAACTTTCTTGTTTGGAAGTGATGATTTCAAGATTGGTGGATTTGATGGCAAATTCAGCCTCAATAAAGGTTATGTGGCTGGTATATTGACTGTAGATACTGTTGCAGACTTTCTACCTAGAAAGGGACCATTGAGACAGAGAAG GACTGGAATTGCATACATATCAAATGTGGCAGTGAGGGAAAAGTTTAGGCGAAAAGGAATAGCTAAACTATTGGTAGCAAAGGCAGAATCACAGGCCAGAAATTGGGGTTGCCGCGCAATTGCATTGCACTGTGATTTGAAAAATCCGGTGGCCACCAAGTTATATCAAGGCCAAGGTTTCAAATGCATTAAGGTTCCAGAAGGAGCAACCTGGCCTCAGCCAAAGACATCACCTGATATTCAGTTCAACTTCATGATGAAGCTTCTCAACAATTCACCTGCTTCTGTATCTAATTAG
- the LOC112712598 gene encoding uncharacterized protein isoform X1, whose product MAATSGKIVQNVFVSQSHCYYQQNRQFHSQSQRAYFAPYMRNSLPSPPGKLAWTSNPSMQLRNLSKPNNDFIIQRNIHCNASASASASATAVPYLDKTDFLRLQNGSDIRGVAVDGVEGEPISLTEPVAEAIAAGFAAWLFERKKAAASQNLRVSIGHDSRISAKLLQNAISRGLAGAGLEVVQYGLASTPAMFNSTLTKDEAFLCPVDGSIMITASHLPFNRNGFKFFTNAGGLGKTDIKDVLERAADIYNQFTAESLANSERKASSSIKQVDYMNVYTSDLVKAVRKAAGSIEKPLGGFHIVVDAGNGAGGFFVKKVLEPLGAFTTGSQFLEPDGLFPNHIPNPEDKTAMRAITKAVLQSRADLGIIFDTDVDRSAAVDFQGREFNRNRLIALMAAIVLEEHPGTTIVTDSVTSDGLTTFIENKLGGKHHRFKRGYKNVIDEAIRLNSVGEESHLAIETSGHGALKENHWLDDGAYLMVKILNKLASVRASGMDGGSKVLTDLIEGLQEPALSLELRLKINQNHPDLKGGSFREYGETVLKQLEKSIGSDPNLRKAPVNYEGVRVSGYGGWFLLRLSLHDPVLPLNIEAPTKGDAVKLALAVLAAVKDFAGLDISALDKYLREAS is encoded by the exons CAACATCAGGGAAGATTGTCCAAAATGTTTTTGTGTCACAGTCACATTGCTACTACCAACAGAATAGGCAGTTCCATTCACAGAGTCAGAGGGCCTATTTTGCCCCTTATATGCGCAACTCGCTTCCCTCACCACCGGGGAAGTTGGCATGGACTTCCAACCCATCCATGCAATTGCGCAATTTGTCAAAACCCAACAATGATTTTATTATCCAGAGAAACATTCACTGCAATG CTTCTGCATCTGCATCTGCATCTGCTACTGCTGTTCCGTATCTGGACAAGACTGATTTTCTAAGGCTTCAAAATGGCAG TGACATACGTGGTGTGGCTGTTGATGGTGTTGAGGGAGAGCCAATTAGCCTCACTGAACCGGTTGCTGAAGCAATTGCCGCTGGTTTTGCAGCATGGTTATTTGAGAGAAAGAAAGCAGCTGCTTCTCAGAATTTGAGAGTTTCTATTGGCCATGATTCCCGAATATCAGCCAAATTACTACAG AATGCAATTTCTCGTGGTCTTGCTGGTGCTGGCCTAGAAGTTGTCCAATATGG ATTAGCATCAACACCAGCCATGTTCAATAGCACACTCACAAAGGATGAAGCATTCTTGTGTCCTGTTGATGGATCCATTATGATAACAG CGAGTCATCTGCCCTTCAACCGGAATGGATTCAAATTTTTCACAAATGCTGGTGGACTTGGAAAGACTGATATCAAAGACGTATTAGAGCGAGCTGCTGATATATACAATCAATTTACAGCTGAAAGTTTAGCAAATTCTGAGAGAAAGGCTTCATCATCTATTAAGCAAGTTGATTACATGAATGTATATACATCTGACCTAGTAAAGGCAGTTCGCAAAGCAGCGGGAAGCATAG AGAAGCCATTGGGTGGTTTCCATATAGTTGTTGATGCAGGCAATGGAGCAGGAGGTTTCTTTGTT AAAAAGGTTCTGGAACCACTTGGAGCATTTACTACCGGTAGTCAATTTTTGGAGCCTGATG GCTTATTTCCAAATCATATCCCCAATCCAGAGGACAAAACAGCTATGAGAGCTATAACCAAGGCAGTCCTTCAAAGCAGAGCTGATCTTGGAATTATCTTTGATACTGATGTGGACAG ATCTGCTGCTGTGGATTTTCAAGGCCGTGAATTCAATCGGAATCGTTTAATTGCCTTAATGGCAGCAATTGTTCTTGAGGAA CATCCGGGTACAACTATTGTCACGGACAGTGTCACTTCTGATGGCCTTACCACATTTATTGAGAATAAACTTG GCGGGAAACACCATCGGTTCAAAAGAGGCTACAAAAATGTGATTGATGAAGCTATTCGTTTG AACTCTGTTGGTGAGGAGTCACATCTGGCGATTGAAACTAGTGGACATGGAGCTCTCAAGGAGAACCATTGGCTTGATGATGGTGCATACCTAATg GTCAAGATCTTAAACAAACTTGCCTCAGTGAGAGCTTCAGGAATGGATGGTGGAAGCAAGGTTTTGACTGACTTAATAGAAGGACTCCAAGAACCGGCTTTATCATTAGAACTGAGATTAAAGATAAACCAAAACCACCCAGATCTTAAAGGAGG ATCCTTCCGGGAATATGGGGAAACTGTGCTGAAGCAGTTGGAGAAATCAATTGGCTCTGATCCAAACCTACGAAAGGCTCCTGTAAATTATGAAGGG GTTCGAGTTTCTGGCTATGGTGGGTGGTTTCTTCTTAGACTTTCACTCCATGATCCTGTACTTCCCCTTAACATTGAG GCACCAACTAAGGGTGACGCTGTGAAGCTTGCACTTGCTGTGCTAGCGGCTGTGAAGGACTTTGCAGGTTTAGACATATCGGCTTTGGACAAATATTTGAGAGAAGCAAGTTAA
- the LOC112712598 gene encoding uncharacterized protein isoform X2, with amino-acid sequence MAASASASASATAVPYLDKTDFLRLQNGSDIRGVAVDGVEGEPISLTEPVAEAIAAGFAAWLFERKKAAASQNLRVSIGHDSRISAKLLQNAISRGLAGAGLEVVQYGLASTPAMFNSTLTKDEAFLCPVDGSIMITASHLPFNRNGFKFFTNAGGLGKTDIKDVLERAADIYNQFTAESLANSERKASSSIKQVDYMNVYTSDLVKAVRKAAGSIEKPLGGFHIVVDAGNGAGGFFVKKVLEPLGAFTTGSQFLEPDGLFPNHIPNPEDKTAMRAITKAVLQSRADLGIIFDTDVDRSAAVDFQGREFNRNRLIALMAAIVLEEHPGTTIVTDSVTSDGLTTFIENKLGGKHHRFKRGYKNVIDEAIRLNSVGEESHLAIETSGHGALKENHWLDDGAYLMVKILNKLASVRASGMDGGSKVLTDLIEGLQEPALSLELRLKINQNHPDLKGGSFREYGETVLKQLEKSIGSDPNLRKAPVNYEGVRVSGYGGWFLLRLSLHDPVLPLNIEAPTKGDAVKLALAVLAAVKDFAGLDISALDKYLREAS; translated from the exons CTTCTGCATCTGCATCTGCATCTGCTACTGCTGTTCCGTATCTGGACAAGACTGATTTTCTAAGGCTTCAAAATGGCAG TGACATACGTGGTGTGGCTGTTGATGGTGTTGAGGGAGAGCCAATTAGCCTCACTGAACCGGTTGCTGAAGCAATTGCCGCTGGTTTTGCAGCATGGTTATTTGAGAGAAAGAAAGCAGCTGCTTCTCAGAATTTGAGAGTTTCTATTGGCCATGATTCCCGAATATCAGCCAAATTACTACAG AATGCAATTTCTCGTGGTCTTGCTGGTGCTGGCCTAGAAGTTGTCCAATATGG ATTAGCATCAACACCAGCCATGTTCAATAGCACACTCACAAAGGATGAAGCATTCTTGTGTCCTGTTGATGGATCCATTATGATAACAG CGAGTCATCTGCCCTTCAACCGGAATGGATTCAAATTTTTCACAAATGCTGGTGGACTTGGAAAGACTGATATCAAAGACGTATTAGAGCGAGCTGCTGATATATACAATCAATTTACAGCTGAAAGTTTAGCAAATTCTGAGAGAAAGGCTTCATCATCTATTAAGCAAGTTGATTACATGAATGTATATACATCTGACCTAGTAAAGGCAGTTCGCAAAGCAGCGGGAAGCATAG AGAAGCCATTGGGTGGTTTCCATATAGTTGTTGATGCAGGCAATGGAGCAGGAGGTTTCTTTGTT AAAAAGGTTCTGGAACCACTTGGAGCATTTACTACCGGTAGTCAATTTTTGGAGCCTGATG GCTTATTTCCAAATCATATCCCCAATCCAGAGGACAAAACAGCTATGAGAGCTATAACCAAGGCAGTCCTTCAAAGCAGAGCTGATCTTGGAATTATCTTTGATACTGATGTGGACAG ATCTGCTGCTGTGGATTTTCAAGGCCGTGAATTCAATCGGAATCGTTTAATTGCCTTAATGGCAGCAATTGTTCTTGAGGAA CATCCGGGTACAACTATTGTCACGGACAGTGTCACTTCTGATGGCCTTACCACATTTATTGAGAATAAACTTG GCGGGAAACACCATCGGTTCAAAAGAGGCTACAAAAATGTGATTGATGAAGCTATTCGTTTG AACTCTGTTGGTGAGGAGTCACATCTGGCGATTGAAACTAGTGGACATGGAGCTCTCAAGGAGAACCATTGGCTTGATGATGGTGCATACCTAATg GTCAAGATCTTAAACAAACTTGCCTCAGTGAGAGCTTCAGGAATGGATGGTGGAAGCAAGGTTTTGACTGACTTAATAGAAGGACTCCAAGAACCGGCTTTATCATTAGAACTGAGATTAAAGATAAACCAAAACCACCCAGATCTTAAAGGAGG ATCCTTCCGGGAATATGGGGAAACTGTGCTGAAGCAGTTGGAGAAATCAATTGGCTCTGATCCAAACCTACGAAAGGCTCCTGTAAATTATGAAGGG GTTCGAGTTTCTGGCTATGGTGGGTGGTTTCTTCTTAGACTTTCACTCCATGATCCTGTACTTCCCCTTAACATTGAG GCACCAACTAAGGGTGACGCTGTGAAGCTTGCACTTGCTGTGCTAGCGGCTGTGAAGGACTTTGCAGGTTTAGACATATCGGCTTTGGACAAATATTTGAGAGAAGCAAGTTAA